Proteins encoded by one window of Enterococcus saccharolyticus subsp. saccharolyticus:
- a CDS encoding DUF3397 domain-containing protein, producing the protein MTTFSPILLLWYIFPLLVLLVAQVIVKLLSLTKRFQMKAPDLAVPFLLYGIHKLSATTFGTTIFPYFLISLLSLGIGLAFFHAYFYAEIKYGRFFKMYWRSVYLLSLLLHAILVILNIISLV; encoded by the coding sequence ATGACAACATTTTCACCGATTCTCTTACTTTGGTACATTTTTCCTCTGCTTGTACTGTTAGTGGCACAAGTGATTGTAAAATTATTGTCTTTAACGAAACGATTTCAAATGAAAGCCCCCGATTTAGCTGTGCCATTTTTACTTTACGGCATTCATAAATTATCGGCGACGACATTTGGTACAACTATTTTTCCATATTTTTTAATTTCTTTGCTTTCTTTAGGAATTGGCTTGGCTTTTTTTCACGCGTATTTTTATGCAGAGATTAAATATGGACGTTTCTTCAAAATGTATTGGCGCTCGGTTTATCTACTGTCATTATTGTTACATGCTATTCTAGTTATTTTGAACATTATTTCATTGGTGTAG
- the nusB gene encoding transcription antitermination factor NusB translates to MSKELSRHEIRQMAVQALFPLDFNQDLEKKDAILHAIELEHEEMIDEEHENFVPTYLDLLVTGVCENKEPLDKMIQEHLRRGWSLQRLSKMDVIILRIALFEMLYVDNVPNKVALNEAIELAKTFSDDQSRKFINGVLSTINNKLEASE, encoded by the coding sequence ATGAGTAAAGAATTATCGAGACATGAAATCAGACAAATGGCTGTTCAAGCGCTATTCCCGTTAGATTTTAACCAAGATTTAGAAAAAAAAGATGCTATCTTGCATGCCATTGAATTGGAACATGAAGAGATGATTGATGAAGAACACGAAAATTTTGTGCCAACGTATCTAGACTTATTAGTAACAGGTGTTTGTGAGAACAAAGAGCCGCTAGATAAAATGATTCAAGAACATTTGCGTCGTGGTTGGAGTTTACAACGATTGTCTAAAATGGATGTCATTATTTTACGTATTGCATTATTTGAAATGTTGTATGTCGATAATGTACCCAATAAAGTTGCTTTAAATGAAGCAATTGAATTAGCAAAAACATTTAGTGACGATCAATCACGTAAATTTATCAATGGTGTATTGTCAACAATCAATAATAAATTAGAAGCTAGCGAATAA
- the mraZ gene encoding division/cell wall cluster transcriptional repressor MraZ, with the protein MFMGEFQHSIDAKGRLIVPSKLRDKLGEKFVVTRGLDGCLFGYPLPEWEKLEEKLNEMPLAKKDARTFVRFFYSAATECEIDKQGRINIPATLRKHANLAKSCVIIGVSNRIEIWDEARWEAFSIEAEENFDEIAETMIDFGL; encoded by the coding sequence ATGTTTATGGGCGAATTTCAACATTCTATCGATGCAAAAGGCCGGCTTATTGTCCCATCCAAATTACGAGATAAACTCGGTGAAAAATTTGTGGTGACGCGAGGATTAGACGGCTGTCTTTTTGGCTACCCTTTACCTGAATGGGAGAAACTAGAAGAGAAATTAAATGAAATGCCTCTTGCGAAAAAAGATGCAAGGACATTTGTACGATTCTTCTACTCCGCAGCAACTGAATGTGAAATTGACAAGCAAGGTCGAATTAATATTCCTGCGACACTACGCAAACATGCAAACTTAGCAAAAAGTTGTGTGATTATCGGCGTTTCTAACCGCATTGAGATTTGGGATGAAGCGCGATGGGAAGCATTTTCGATAGAAGCTGAAGAAAACTTTGATGAGATTGCCGAAACCATGATTGATTTCGGTTTATAG
- a CDS encoding TlyA family RNA methyltransferase: MKKERVDVLAFQQGLFETREQAKRGVMAGLVYMEKNNERLDKPGEKIPLDTPLQIKGQKLPYVSRGGLKLEKALKLFDFTVQDKTVLDIGASTGGFTDVALQNGAKQSYALDVGYNQLAWKIRQDPRVTVMERTNFRYCQPTDFKNGAPEVATIDVSFISLRLMLPPLHAILADNGDVMALIKPQFEAGREAVGKNGIVRDPATHKAVLEDILHFASREKYDVQNLSYSPITGGEGNIEFIVHLQKSLTTGVIAETVNIEQIVADAHQQLDK, from the coding sequence ATGAAAAAAGAACGAGTCGATGTGTTGGCATTCCAACAAGGACTTTTTGAAACCAGAGAACAAGCCAAACGTGGTGTGATGGCTGGTTTAGTTTATATGGAAAAAAATAATGAGCGTTTAGATAAACCTGGCGAAAAAATTCCATTAGATACGCCATTACAAATTAAAGGGCAAAAGTTGCCGTATGTCTCTCGTGGCGGATTAAAGTTAGAAAAAGCGTTGAAACTATTTGATTTTACGGTACAAGATAAAACTGTTTTAGACATTGGCGCGTCCACAGGTGGTTTTACAGATGTTGCCTTACAAAATGGGGCGAAACAAAGCTATGCCTTAGATGTTGGTTATAATCAATTAGCTTGGAAAATTCGTCAAGACCCGCGTGTGACTGTGATGGAGCGTACAAATTTCCGTTACTGTCAACCAACTGATTTTAAAAATGGTGCACCGGAAGTAGCGACAATTGACGTTTCTTTTATTTCACTGCGCTTAATGTTGCCCCCATTACATGCTATTTTAGCCGATAATGGAGATGTTATGGCATTGATTAAACCACAATTTGAAGCTGGTAGAGAAGCAGTTGGCAAAAATGGTATCGTTCGTGATCCAGCAACGCATAAAGCAGTGCTAGAAGATATTTTACATTTTGCTAGTCGTGAAAAATATGATGTGCAAAATTTAAGCTATTCACCAATCACTGGTGGTGAAGGGAATATCGAATTTATTGTCCATTTACAAAAATCACTGACGACAGGTGTCATTGCAGAAACAGTGAATATTGAACAAATTGTTGCTGATGCGCATCAACAACTAGATAAATAA
- the argR gene encoding arginine repressor, whose protein sequence is MRKKERHRLITRLLTEYDIQKQEEFVAYLKQKDVYVTQATISRDIKELKLIKVPAASGGYRYSLPLESTEDVVEKLDKLLKNAFVSVDEMDKFVILRTLPGNASAIANLIDKRFKEELFGTLNDDDNILMIARTQEGRSLLFNELKKYNR, encoded by the coding sequence ATGAGAAAAAAAGAGCGCCATCGTTTGATTACGCGTCTTTTGACAGAATATGACATTCAAAAACAAGAAGAATTTGTGGCGTATTTAAAGCAAAAAGACGTCTATGTCACGCAAGCGACAATTTCCAGAGATATTAAGGAATTAAAACTAATTAAAGTTCCAGCTGCTTCAGGTGGGTACCGTTACAGTTTACCATTGGAATCGACTGAAGATGTCGTTGAAAAATTAGATAAATTACTAAAAAACGCCTTTGTTTCTGTGGATGAAATGGATAAGTTTGTTATTTTGCGTACTTTACCAGGAAATGCTTCGGCAATTGCGAATTTAATTGATAAACGTTTTAAAGAAGAATTATTTGGTACCCTCAACGACGACGATAATATTTTAATGATTGCACGAACACAAGAAGGACGTAGTCTTTTGTTTAATGAACTTAAAAAATACAACCGCTAG
- the xseA gene encoding exodeoxyribonuclease VII large subunit has translation MTQKYLSVTALTKYLKRKFDVDPYLERVFLTGEISNFRLRPNHQYFSLKDDGAKISAVMFKGAFDKLTFRPEEGMKVMAVGRISLYEASGNYQIYVEHMEPDGVGALYQAYEQLKEKLNKEGLFQAPKKVLPRYPKRIAVLTSPSGAVIRDIITTTRRRYPIAQIVLFPTVVQGEKAADDVVKNIARVEAMGNFDTMIIGRGGGSIEDLWSFNEERVARAIFEASTPVISSVGHETDTTIADLVADVRAATPTAAAELAVPVLTDEILRIEERQARLIQAYANQMQRKDERFQRVQNSYLFRQPERLYEAQSLKLDQLQQRLFQQMQTLVYEKERAANQTVHRLAQVVPTARVRESQQQVNYLSERLDKQIQRIFEQKQRQFQQTIQSLDLLSPLKIMGRGYSYTTKETVVKSVQELTVGDVLDVHYQDGQAKVEVLEIKEEDHVKSDI, from the coding sequence ATGACACAGAAGTATTTGTCTGTGACTGCGCTGACGAAATACTTAAAGCGAAAATTTGATGTTGATCCATACTTAGAACGTGTGTTTTTAACAGGAGAAATTTCGAATTTTCGCTTGCGTCCCAATCATCAGTATTTCAGTTTGAAAGACGATGGTGCCAAAATTTCAGCAGTAATGTTCAAAGGAGCGTTTGACAAACTCACTTTCAGACCAGAAGAAGGGATGAAAGTGATGGCTGTTGGACGTATTTCTTTGTACGAAGCTAGTGGAAATTACCAAATCTATGTTGAGCATATGGAACCTGATGGTGTGGGGGCATTGTATCAAGCGTATGAGCAGTTAAAAGAAAAATTAAATAAAGAAGGCTTATTTCAAGCACCTAAAAAAGTTTTGCCACGTTATCCGAAACGAATTGCTGTACTTACTAGTCCCAGCGGTGCAGTCATTCGTGATATTATTACCACCACACGTCGCCGTTATCCGATTGCGCAAATTGTTTTGTTTCCAACTGTTGTTCAAGGTGAAAAAGCCGCCGATGATGTGGTAAAAAATATTGCGCGAGTGGAAGCGATGGGGAACTTTGATACCATGATTATTGGTCGTGGAGGTGGTTCAATTGAAGATTTATGGTCATTTAATGAAGAAAGAGTCGCGCGGGCGATTTTTGAAGCAAGTACCCCGGTTATTTCTTCTGTCGGTCATGAAACGGATACGACGATTGCCGATTTAGTCGCTGATGTTCGAGCAGCAACGCCAACAGCAGCAGCAGAGTTAGCTGTACCCGTATTAACAGATGAGATTTTACGAATTGAAGAACGTCAAGCCCGCTTGATTCAAGCGTATGCTAATCAAATGCAACGGAAAGATGAACGTTTTCAACGCGTACAAAATTCGTATCTATTCCGTCAACCTGAGCGTTTGTATGAAGCGCAATCGCTAAAATTAGATCAATTACAGCAACGTCTATTCCAACAAATGCAAACTTTGGTCTACGAAAAAGAGCGCGCAGCGAATCAAACGGTTCATCGATTAGCACAAGTTGTGCCAACTGCCCGTGTGCGTGAATCACAACAACAAGTGAATTATTTGTCGGAACGTTTAGACAAACAAATTCAACGAATTTTTGAACAGAAACAAAGACAATTTCAACAAACAATTCAATCACTGGATTTATTAAGTCCTTTAAAGATTATGGGACGCGGGTATAGTTATACAACAAAAGAAACTGTAGTAAAATCAGTGCAAGAATTAACCGTAGGGGATGTTTTAGATGTCCATTACCAAGACGGTCAAGCAAAAGTTGAAGTTCTTGAAATTAAGGAGGAAGATCATGTCAAATCCGACATTTGA
- a CDS encoding bifunctional methylenetetrahydrofolate dehydrogenase/methenyltetrahydrofolate cyclohydrolase produces MGVLINGKELAEKMQEEIRLEVQQLVKENLQPGLVVLLVGDNPASKTYVKNKELAATRIGIHSKVERYPETITEDELLAEIEKYNQDSAFHGILVQLPLPKHIDEEKILLAIDPKKDVDGFHPMNLGRLLAGAPEMIPCTPYGIMKMFEAYDIDLEGKNAVVIGRSNIVGKPMGQLLLAKNATVTMTHSRTKNLPEVAKQADILVVAIGRGHFVTKEFVKEGAVVIDVGMNRSPEGKLIGDVKFDEVEPIASYITPVPKGVGPMTITMLMMQTVEAAKRQELEK; encoded by the coding sequence ATGGGTGTATTAATCAATGGAAAAGAATTAGCAGAAAAAATGCAAGAGGAAATTCGTTTAGAGGTCCAACAATTAGTCAAAGAAAATCTTCAACCTGGTTTAGTCGTTTTATTAGTGGGCGATAATCCAGCAAGTAAAACGTATGTAAAAAATAAAGAATTAGCGGCAACACGTATCGGTATTCATTCGAAAGTGGAACGCTATCCAGAGACGATTACTGAAGATGAGTTGTTGGCTGAAATTGAAAAATACAACCAAGATTCAGCATTTCATGGAATCTTAGTCCAACTTCCTTTACCAAAACATATTGATGAAGAAAAGATTTTATTAGCAATTGATCCGAAAAAAGATGTTGATGGGTTTCATCCAATGAATTTGGGTCGTCTATTAGCTGGCGCACCAGAAATGATTCCTTGTACACCATATGGTATTATGAAGATGTTTGAAGCATATGATATTGATTTAGAAGGAAAAAATGCCGTGGTTATCGGACGTAGTAATATCGTAGGTAAACCGATGGGACAATTGTTGTTAGCAAAAAATGCGACAGTGACAATGACACACTCACGTACAAAGAACTTACCAGAAGTTGCTAAACAAGCAGATATTTTAGTAGTCGCAATTGGTCGTGGTCACTTTGTTACAAAAGAGTTTGTCAAAGAAGGAGCAGTTGTCATTGATGTAGGGATGAATCGTAGCCCAGAAGGCAAGTTAATTGGTGACGTGAAATTTGATGAAGTCGAACCGATTGCGAGCTACATTACACCAGTGCCAAAAGGTGTGGGTCCCATGACGATTACGATGTTAATGATGCAAACCGTTGAAGCGGCAAAACGTCAGGAGTTAGAAAAATAA
- a CDS encoding M24 family metallopeptidase, whose amino-acid sequence MLRVQKLREQMRKEDVDGFLVTSSYNLRYLTNFTGTTGLAVITLDKAFFVTDFRYTEQAAKQAQGYEIVKNSGPIFDEVARICQEEEIHALAFEESYVSFAEYTVLEDIIEESSLVPISGMIESLREVKDEEEIATIQQACHIADQGFSHILKMIRPGMTEIEVANQLDFFMRSLGATSVSFETIVASGVRSAMPHGVASEKVIEQGDLITLDFGCYYNGYVSDMTRTFAIGDPGEKLKEIYQIVLDAQLKVLDAAKPGMTGIELDAVARDYIASFGYGEAFGHSTGHGIGLEIHEGPNVSFRADKAFVPGNVITDEPGIYLPGIGGVRIEDDLLITETGNKVLTHSPKELIIL is encoded by the coding sequence ATGTTGCGAGTACAAAAACTACGTGAGCAAATGAGAAAAGAAGACGTGGATGGCTTTTTAGTCACAAGTTCTTACAATCTTCGTTACTTAACAAACTTTACTGGAACAACAGGCTTAGCGGTTATTACGTTAGATAAAGCTTTTTTTGTGACTGATTTTCGTTATACTGAACAAGCGGCAAAACAAGCACAAGGCTATGAAATCGTGAAAAATTCAGGACCAATTTTTGATGAAGTGGCACGAATTTGTCAAGAAGAGGAAATTCATGCCTTAGCTTTTGAAGAATCCTACGTTAGCTTTGCAGAATATACCGTGTTAGAAGATATTATTGAAGAATCATCATTGGTACCAATTTCTGGAATGATTGAAAGTTTGCGTGAAGTAAAAGATGAAGAAGAAATTGCCACAATTCAACAAGCATGTCATATTGCAGATCAAGGTTTTTCACATATTTTAAAAATGATTCGTCCTGGCATGACAGAAATTGAAGTAGCTAATCAATTAGATTTCTTTATGCGTTCATTAGGTGCTACGAGTGTTTCATTTGAGACGATTGTTGCAAGTGGTGTACGTTCAGCGATGCCTCATGGTGTGGCCAGCGAAAAAGTCATCGAACAAGGAGATTTGATTACTCTTGATTTTGGTTGTTACTATAATGGATATGTTTCAGATATGACACGTACGTTTGCCATTGGAGATCCAGGTGAAAAATTAAAAGAAATTTATCAAATTGTGTTAGATGCCCAATTAAAAGTCTTAGATGCAGCTAAACCCGGTATGACGGGCATTGAATTGGATGCTGTTGCTCGTGATTATATTGCTTCTTTTGGTTATGGCGAAGCATTTGGTCATTCAACTGGACATGGGATTGGTTTAGAGATTCACGAAGGACCAAACGTGTCATTCCGTGCAGATAAGGCATTTGTGCCCGGAAACGTGATTACAGATGAACCAGGTATTTATTTGCCAGGAATTGGTGGCGTGCGTATTGAAGATGATTTATTGATTACTGAGACTGGAAATAAAGTCTTAACGCATTCGCCTAAAGAATTAATCATCTTGTAA
- a CDS encoding DUF4044 domain-containing protein, with translation MNDKKPTSTFAKVTKIVIWLMLIITIGTAILGALAAFS, from the coding sequence ATGAACGACAAAAAACCAACAAGTACTTTTGCTAAAGTAACCAAAATTGTGATTTGGTTAATGTTAATTATTACCATTGGTACAGCCATTTTAGGTGCTCTTGCAGCATTCTCATAA
- the rsmH gene encoding 16S rRNA (cytosine(1402)-N(4))-methyltransferase RsmH — MVEFQHYTVMKKETVDGLNIKPDGIYVDCTLGGAGHSEYILKQLNEQGHLYAFDQDQKAIDFANERLASYVEKGQVTFIKRNFRYLKEELNQLGITKVDGVLYDLGVSSPQLDEAERGFSYHQDAPLDMRMDQTASLSAYEVVNDYEYHALVKIFFRYGEEKFSKQVARAIERTREVSPIQTTGELVEIIKSAIPAPARRKGGHPAKRIFQAIRIAVNDELGVVEDSLEQAIELLNKNGRISVITFHSLEDRIVKNIFKEYSTMKDLPPGLPVIPEEFQPELKVITRKPLLPSEEELEENNRSRSAKLRIAEKLKEKE; from the coding sequence ATGGTAGAGTTTCAACATTATACCGTCATGAAGAAAGAAACGGTTGATGGTTTGAATATAAAACCCGATGGAATATATGTAGACTGTACCCTAGGTGGAGCCGGCCACAGTGAATATATTTTAAAACAATTAAATGAACAAGGGCATTTATATGCATTTGACCAAGACCAAAAGGCCATTGATTTTGCAAATGAACGTTTAGCGTCATATGTAGAAAAAGGGCAAGTAACATTTATAAAACGTAATTTTCGCTATTTAAAAGAAGAATTAAATCAATTAGGTATTACCAAGGTAGATGGTGTTCTTTATGACCTAGGTGTTTCTTCCCCTCAATTAGATGAGGCAGAACGCGGGTTTAGTTATCATCAGGATGCGCCTTTAGACATGCGTATGGATCAGACAGCATCTCTTTCTGCCTACGAAGTTGTAAATGATTATGAGTATCATGCATTAGTTAAAATATTTTTCCGTTATGGTGAAGAAAAGTTTTCTAAACAAGTGGCACGAGCAATTGAGCGCACACGTGAAGTTTCACCAATTCAAACAACGGGTGAGTTAGTTGAAATTATTAAGTCAGCGATTCCAGCACCAGCTAGACGTAAAGGTGGTCATCCTGCGAAGCGAATTTTCCAAGCGATTCGTATTGCAGTAAATGATGAGTTGGGTGTCGTTGAAGATTCATTGGAACAAGCAATTGAATTATTAAATAAGAATGGGCGTATCAGCGTAATTACCTTCCACTCTTTAGAAGATCGTATTGTTAAAAACATCTTCAAAGAATACAGCACAATGAAAGATTTACCTCCAGGTTTACCGGTCATTCCCGAAGAATTCCAACCAGAATTAAAAGTAATTACCCGTAAGCCTCTGCTACCATCGGAAGAAGAGCTGGAAGAAAATAATCGTTCACGTAGTGCCAAACTGCGAATTGCTGAAAAACTAAAGGAAAAGGAGTAG
- a CDS encoding exodeoxyribonuclease VII small subunit, with protein sequence MSNPTFEESLQELEQIVTRLEQGDVPLEEALTAFQQGMILSKQCKDTLAKAEQTLTKMMTESNEEVPFEEAEK encoded by the coding sequence ATGTCAAATCCGACATTTGAAGAATCATTACAAGAATTAGAACAAATTGTTACGCGATTAGAACAAGGGGATGTCCCTTTGGAAGAAGCGTTAACAGCTTTTCAACAAGGAATGATTTTAAGTAAACAATGTAAAGATACCTTAGCAAAAGCAGAACAGACGTTAACAAAAATGATGACAGAATCAAATGAAGAAGTTCCTTTTGAAGAGGCAGAAAAATGA
- a CDS encoding polyprenyl synthetase family protein, translated as MSELTRFQAKEIQQTEAEMVRFIREQTNDQTLQESMLYSINAGGKRIRPLLLLATIASFKKEISLGGYQTAAALEMIHTYSLIHDDLPAMDNDDLRRGKPTNHKIFGEAMAILAGDGLLTTAFELLSMAEIEPTEKVLLLQLLAKASGTHGMVAGQAADMQAEGKQVSIEDLMAIHQRKTGALIRFAMVAGGILANQSEATLTQLDQVAKHLGLAFQIRDDLLDVLSTTEVLGKETNRDEFLEKSTYPGLLGVAGAKQALLDELTAAETILNELASFPTFDARLLKEVCGLFYL; from the coding sequence ATGAGTGAATTGACGCGTTTTCAAGCAAAAGAAATCCAACAAACCGAAGCAGAAATGGTTCGGTTTATTCGCGAGCAGACCAACGACCAAACGCTTCAAGAAAGTATGTTGTATTCAATAAATGCTGGTGGCAAACGGATTCGTCCCTTATTATTGTTAGCAACCATTGCTTCTTTTAAAAAAGAAATTTCTTTAGGCGGCTATCAAACGGCGGCTGCTTTAGAAATGATTCATACGTATTCTTTGATTCATGATGATTTACCAGCAATGGATAACGACGATTTACGTCGAGGAAAGCCAACCAATCATAAAATTTTCGGTGAGGCGATGGCGATTTTAGCTGGTGATGGTTTATTAACAACGGCTTTTGAATTATTAAGTATGGCTGAAATTGAACCAACTGAAAAAGTGTTGTTGCTACAATTGTTGGCGAAGGCTTCTGGCACACATGGCATGGTTGCTGGACAAGCAGCTGACATGCAAGCAGAAGGCAAGCAAGTGTCAATCGAAGACTTAATGGCGATTCATCAACGAAAAACAGGAGCGTTAATCCGTTTTGCCATGGTTGCTGGAGGAATCTTAGCAAATCAATCAGAAGCAACTTTGACGCAATTAGATCAAGTAGCGAAACATCTGGGATTAGCTTTTCAAATTCGTGATGATTTATTAGATGTGTTAAGCACAACGGAAGTGCTCGGCAAAGAAACCAATCGAGATGAATTTCTCGAAAAAAGCACGTATCCTGGATTATTAGGTGTCGCAGGAGCAAAACAAGCGTTGTTAGATGAATTGACTGCCGCTGAAACAATTTTGAATGAACTGGCTTCTTTCCCAACATTTGATGCCCGTTTATTGAAAGAAGTTTGTGGATTATTTTATTTATAA
- a CDS encoding Asp23/Gls24 family envelope stress response protein produces MVDEKNFVLDANQELGEIVIAPEVIEVIIGIAASKVEGVYRMQGSFANNVTELLGRSAYGKGVRLEMDEVGIKVDIYTYMKYGVSVPKVAMEIQKRVKEQVLFMTDVELSEVNIHVMAVVPEKPEQLDLEELFGNDEEENE; encoded by the coding sequence ATGGTCGATGAAAAAAATTTCGTATTAGATGCCAATCAAGAATTAGGAGAAATCGTAATTGCTCCTGAAGTGATTGAAGTAATTATTGGAATTGCGGCTTCAAAAGTAGAAGGTGTCTATCGTATGCAAGGTTCCTTTGCAAATAATGTAACAGAATTATTAGGTCGTTCAGCATACGGAAAAGGTGTCCGTTTAGAAATGGATGAAGTTGGGATCAAAGTAGATATCTATACCTATATGAAGTATGGTGTTTCAGTACCTAAAGTTGCAATGGAAATTCAAAAACGTGTGAAAGAACAAGTCTTGTTCATGACAGATGTTGAATTATCAGAAGTGAATATTCATGTGATGGCAGTAGTTCCAGAAAAACCTGAGCAATTAGATTTAGAAGAATTATTTGGAAATGACGAGGAAGAAAATGAGTAA
- the recN gene encoding DNA repair protein RecN, with the protein MLLELTIENFAIIPKLHLSFHQGMTALTGETGAGKSIIIDAMGLLAGSRGSSDYIRQGADKCLLEGLFELPQQNGFQQVMDELGIDCSEDVLIVQRDMSISGKSVCRVNGRTVTLANLRRIGMYLVDIQGQNEHQELLQADKHLSLMDSFGSQDFQHALANYQTHYHEFRQLEKQVRKIQSNEQSYVQRMDMLRFQQEEIEQAKLQPDEEELLVEERDKLSNFQKIVDALAKAYGVLSSETGNSLDGVSIALNEMQGIAHLDNDYEQINENIQNAYYLLQDAASDISRQMDRLELDEGRLEEVVLRLEIIRQLKRKYGDSIPTILAYYDKISEELSAATMTEGQLEELEAQLAEKQQYVWQLAEVLHVKRQEIAQQLEQEILQELSELYMENTQFDIHFETGKTLRDTGFDQVEFYLSTNPGEPLKPLVKVASGGELSRILLALKTIFSKTQEMTSIVFDEVDTGVSGRVAQAIAEKIAKIADNSQVLCITHLPQVAAVADYQYFISKAVKDGRTQTHVVQLTNEERVDEVARMLAGAEITELTLEHARELLRIAGKVAHR; encoded by the coding sequence ATGCTACTAGAGCTAACGATTGAAAATTTTGCGATTATTCCCAAACTGCATTTAAGTTTTCATCAAGGCATGACGGCATTAACAGGTGAAACAGGTGCCGGGAAATCTATCATTATTGATGCGATGGGCTTATTAGCTGGCAGTCGTGGTTCCAGTGATTACATTCGCCAAGGAGCAGACAAATGCTTGTTGGAAGGATTATTTGAACTGCCACAACAAAATGGTTTTCAACAAGTGATGGATGAATTAGGCATTGATTGTTCAGAAGACGTATTAATCGTTCAACGCGACATGTCTATTTCAGGAAAAAGTGTTTGTCGTGTGAATGGTCGGACAGTGACCTTAGCAAATTTGCGTCGTATCGGGATGTATTTAGTAGACATTCAAGGACAAAATGAACACCAAGAACTCCTGCAAGCAGACAAACATTTATCATTAATGGATAGTTTTGGTTCGCAAGACTTTCAACATGCTTTAGCAAATTATCAAACACATTATCATGAATTTCGTCAATTAGAAAAACAAGTACGTAAAATTCAATCAAATGAACAATCTTATGTGCAACGAATGGATATGTTACGTTTTCAGCAAGAAGAAATTGAACAAGCCAAGTTACAACCGGATGAAGAAGAACTTTTAGTTGAAGAACGTGATAAGTTAAGTAACTTCCAAAAAATTGTTGATGCACTTGCTAAAGCATATGGCGTACTTTCTTCTGAAACAGGTAATAGTTTGGATGGTGTGAGCATTGCCTTAAATGAAATGCAAGGAATTGCACATTTAGACAATGATTATGAACAGATTAACGAAAATATTCAAAATGCCTATTATTTATTACAAGATGCGGCGAGTGATATTTCTCGGCAAATGGATCGATTAGAATTAGATGAAGGACGTTTAGAAGAAGTCGTTCTTCGTTTAGAAATCATCCGTCAATTGAAGCGAAAATATGGCGATTCAATTCCAACTATTTTAGCGTATTATGATAAAATTTCAGAAGAACTATCTGCCGCTACCATGACTGAAGGACAATTAGAAGAATTAGAAGCACAATTAGCAGAAAAACAGCAATATGTTTGGCAATTAGCAGAAGTACTACATGTCAAACGTCAAGAGATTGCGCAACAACTGGAACAAGAAATTTTACAAGAATTATCAGAACTATATATGGAAAATACCCAGTTTGATATCCATTTTGAAACTGGAAAAACGTTACGTGACACTGGTTTTGATCAAGTAGAGTTTTATTTAAGTACTAATCCAGGAGAACCGCTAAAACCATTAGTAAAAGTGGCTTCTGGAGGAGAATTGTCTCGTATTTTATTAGCGTTAAAGACGATTTTTTCCAAAACACAAGAAATGACCAGTATTGTTTTCGATGAAGTCGATACAGGCGTAAGTGGTCGGGTTGCTCAAGCGATTGCTGAAAAAATTGCGAAGATTGCTGATAATTCACAAGTATTATGTATTACTCATTTGCCACAAGTTGCTGCAGTCGCAGATTACCAATATTTTATTTCGAAAGCAGTCAAAGATGGGCGCACTCAAACCCATGTTGTTCAATTGACAAATGAAGAGCGTGTTGATGAAGTGGCTCGGATGTTAGCTGGCGCTGAAATTACGGAATTAACTTTAGAACATGCACGTGAATTGTTACGAATTGCTGGGAAAGTTGCACATCGATAA